CGCAGGCAACGAAGTCGGACTGCTGACCGACGTTCCCAACGACCCGACAGGCTTGGGTCGCATCATCCGCGACAGCCAAGGCAGCGTAACCGCCATTGTCGAAGAAAAAGACGCAAGTGTCGCCCAAAAAGCCGTGAAAGAAATCAATACCGGCATTTTGGTTCTGCCCAACACCAAACTCGAAGCTTGGTTGAACAGCCTTTCCAGCAACAACGCCCAAGGCGAATACTACCTGACCGACCTCATCGCCAAAGCCGTTGCCGACGGTATTAAAGTTCATCCCGTCCAAGTACGCGCCTCCTACCTCGCCGCCGGCGTGAACAACAAACTCCAGCTCGCCGAACTCGAGCGTATTTTCCAAACCGAACAGGCGCAAGAATTGCTCAAAGCAGGCGTAACCCTGCGCGATCCGGCACGTTTCGATTTACGAGGCCGTCTGAAACACGGGCAAGATGTCGTGATTGATGTGAACTGTATCTTTGAAGGCGAAGTCGAAATCGGCGACAACGTCGAAATCGGCGCAAACTGCGTCATCAAAAACACCAAAATCGGCGCAAACAGCAAAATCGCCCCCTTCTCCCACCTTGAAGACTGCGAAGTCGGCGAAAACAACCGAATCGGCCCGTACGCCCGCCTGCGTCCGCAAGCCCGCCTTTCAGACGACGTACACGTCGGCAACTTCGTCGAAATCAAAAACGCCGCCATCGGCAAAGGCACCAAAGCCAACCACCTCACCTACATAGGCGATGCCGAAGTCGGCAGCAAAACCAACTTCGGCGCGGGCACGATTATTGCCAACTACGACGGCGTGAACAAACACAAAACCGTCATCGGCGACGAAGTCCGCATCGGCTCCAACTGCGTACTGGTTGCCCCTGTAACACTGGGCAACAAAGTAACCACAGGCGCAGGCAGCGCGATTACCCACAACGTCGAAGACAACAAACTCGCCCTCGCCCGCGCCCGCCAAACCGTCATCGAAGGCTGGGTGCGTCCCGAAAAAGACAAACA
Above is a window of Neisseria sp. Marseille-Q6792 DNA encoding:
- the glmU gene encoding bifunctional UDP-N-acetylglucosamine diphosphorylase/glucosamine-1-phosphate N-acetyltransferase GlmU; translated protein: MPHNTLNIVILAAGKGTRMYSKMPKVLHRIGGLPMVERVIDTAASLNPQNICVVIGHGKEQVLDTVKRDVVWVEQTEQLGTGHAVKTALPHLAAEGRTLVLYGDVPLIDVETLETLLEAAGNEVGLLTDVPNDPTGLGRIIRDSQGSVTAIVEEKDASVAQKAVKEINTGILVLPNTKLEAWLNSLSSNNAQGEYYLTDLIAKAVADGIKVHPVQVRASYLAAGVNNKLQLAELERIFQTEQAQELLKAGVTLRDPARFDLRGRLKHGQDVVIDVNCIFEGEVEIGDNVEIGANCVIKNTKIGANSKIAPFSHLEDCEVGENNRIGPYARLRPQARLSDDVHVGNFVEIKNAAIGKGTKANHLTYIGDAEVGSKTNFGAGTIIANYDGVNKHKTVIGDEVRIGSNCVLVAPVTLGNKVTTGAGSAITHNVEDNKLALARARQTVIEGWVRPEKDKQ